In Channa argus isolate prfri chromosome 23, Channa argus male v1.0, whole genome shotgun sequence, the following are encoded in one genomic region:
- the kitlga gene encoding kit ligand a isoform X6, translating to MKKSKIWIHVCVHLLLCITLGVYSSKLDVNPVTDDIARLSVLRQNIPKDYRIPVEYIPKEEGGMCWVKLNLFNLERSLDDLSQKFGNISSNRKDISIFIQMLQEVRINMGSLEMIMLDFQCHYRTEKWQTAQYFDFVKDFFVAAKNREYSDDCDPPPCPTTTSQTVTTHEPRVLSEMMERSLLSLLFIPLLVLAFLLVWKVRSRRNREDLQQNPGNGGLLVGTEVTALPLNGEMSEKNHLNVIETV from the exons ATTTGGATACACGTCTGTGTCCATTTACTGCTGTGCATCACGCTTGGGGTATATTCAAGTAAATTAGACGTCAACCCAGTGACAGATGACATCGCTAGACTTTCTGTTTTG AGACAAAATATTCCTAAAGATTACAGAATTCCTGTAGAATACATTCCAAAAGAAGAG GGTGGGATGTGTTGGGTAAAATTAAACCTCTTCAACTTGGAGAGGAGCTTAGATGATTTATCTCAGAAGTTTGGAAACATTTCATCCAACAGAAAAGATATTAGCATATTCATCCAAATGCTCCAAGAAGTGCGGATCAACATGGGGTCATTG gAAATGATCATGTTGGACTTTCAGTGCCACTACAGGACAGAGAAGTGGCAGACAGCACAATATTTTGACTTTGTCAAAGACTTCTTTGTAGCTGCAAAGAATAGAGAATATTCAGACGACTGCGATCCTCCTCCCTGCCCCACCACCACATCACAGACCGTAACAACGCATG AACCACGGGTCCTGTCTGAAATGATGGAGCGAAGCCTTCTCTCCTTACTGTTCATTCCACTGCTAGTCCTCGCATTCCTGCTGGTGTGGAAG GTCCGATCACGGAGGAACAGGGAGGACCTTCAACAGAATCCTGGAAATGGTGGGCTCTTAGTTGGAACAGAAGTGACTGCACTTCCCCTAAACggagaaatgtcagaaaa AAACCATCTGAATGTCATTGAAACTGTGTAA
- the kitlga gene encoding kit ligand a isoform X5, which translates to MKKSKIWIHVCVHLLLCITLGVYSSKLDVNPVTDDIARLSVLRQNIPKDYRIPVEYIPKEEGGMCWVKLNLFNLERSLDDLSQKFGNISSNRKDISIFIQMLQEVRINMGSLEMIMLDFQCHYRTEKWQTAQYFDFVKDFFVAAKNREYSDDCDPPPCPTTTSQTVTTHEPRVLSEMMERSLLSLLFIPLLVLAFLLVWKQVRSRRNREDLQQNPGNGGLLVGTEVTALPLNGEMSEKNHLNVIETV; encoded by the exons ATTTGGATACACGTCTGTGTCCATTTACTGCTGTGCATCACGCTTGGGGTATATTCAAGTAAATTAGACGTCAACCCAGTGACAGATGACATCGCTAGACTTTCTGTTTTG AGACAAAATATTCCTAAAGATTACAGAATTCCTGTAGAATACATTCCAAAAGAAGAG GGTGGGATGTGTTGGGTAAAATTAAACCTCTTCAACTTGGAGAGGAGCTTAGATGATTTATCTCAGAAGTTTGGAAACATTTCATCCAACAGAAAAGATATTAGCATATTCATCCAAATGCTCCAAGAAGTGCGGATCAACATGGGGTCATTG gAAATGATCATGTTGGACTTTCAGTGCCACTACAGGACAGAGAAGTGGCAGACAGCACAATATTTTGACTTTGTCAAAGACTTCTTTGTAGCTGCAAAGAATAGAGAATATTCAGACGACTGCGATCCTCCTCCCTGCCCCACCACCACATCACAGACCGTAACAACGCATG AACCACGGGTCCTGTCTGAAATGATGGAGCGAAGCCTTCTCTCCTTACTGTTCATTCCACTGCTAGTCCTCGCATTCCTGCTGGTGTGGAAG CAGGTCCGATCACGGAGGAACAGGGAGGACCTTCAACAGAATCCTGGAAATGGTGGGCTCTTAGTTGGAACAGAAGTGACTGCACTTCCCCTAAACggagaaatgtcagaaaa AAACCATCTGAATGTCATTGAAACTGTGTAA
- the kitlga gene encoding kit ligand a isoform X3 — MKKSKIWIHVCVHLLLCITLGVYSSKLDVNPVTDDIARLSVLGGMCWVKLNLFNLERSLDDLSQKFGNISSNRKDISIFIQMLQEVRINMGSLEMIMLDFQCHYRTEKWQTAQYFDFVKDFFVAAKNREYSDDCDPPPCPTTTSQTVTTHVSPCDPRLINPPLLCLFVFFPPTPGETTPTPTPTPTCQTGCSPQPRVLSEMMERSLLSLLFIPLLVLAFLLVWKQVRSRRNREDLQQNPGNGGLLVGTEVTALPLNGEMSEKNHLNVIETV; from the exons ATTTGGATACACGTCTGTGTCCATTTACTGCTGTGCATCACGCTTGGGGTATATTCAAGTAAATTAGACGTCAACCCAGTGACAGATGACATCGCTAGACTTTCTGTTTTG GGTGGGATGTGTTGGGTAAAATTAAACCTCTTCAACTTGGAGAGGAGCTTAGATGATTTATCTCAGAAGTTTGGAAACATTTCATCCAACAGAAAAGATATTAGCATATTCATCCAAATGCTCCAAGAAGTGCGGATCAACATGGGGTCATTG gAAATGATCATGTTGGACTTTCAGTGCCACTACAGGACAGAGAAGTGGCAGACAGCACAATATTTTGACTTTGTCAAAGACTTCTTTGTAGCTGCAAAGAATAGAGAATATTCAGACGACTGCGATCCTCCTCCCTGCCCCACCACCACATCACAGACCGTAACAACGCATG tctCCCCTTGTGACCCCAGACTCATCAATCCAcctcttctctgtttgtttgttttttttccccccacccCAGGAGAAACCACCCCCACGCCCACGCCCACGCCCACCTGTCAGACAGGCTGCAGTCCAC AACCACGGGTCCTGTCTGAAATGATGGAGCGAAGCCTTCTCTCCTTACTGTTCATTCCACTGCTAGTCCTCGCATTCCTGCTGGTGTGGAAG CAGGTCCGATCACGGAGGAACAGGGAGGACCTTCAACAGAATCCTGGAAATGGTGGGCTCTTAGTTGGAACAGAAGTGACTGCACTTCCCCTAAACggagaaatgtcagaaaa AAACCATCTGAATGTCATTGAAACTGTGTAA
- the kitlga gene encoding kit ligand a isoform X4 encodes MKKSKIWIHVCVHLLLCITLGVYSSKLDVNPVTDDIARLSVLRQNIPKDYRIPVEYIPKEEGGMCWVKLNLFNLERSLDDLSQKFGNISSNRKDISIFIQMLQEVRINMGSLEMIMLDFQCHYRTEKWQTAQYFDFVKDFFVAAKNREYSDDCDPPPCPTTTSQTVTTHGETTPTPTPTPTCQTGCSPQPRVLSEMMERSLLSLLFIPLLVLAFLLVWKQVRSRRNREDLQQNPGNGGLLVGTEVTALPLNGEMSEKNHLNVIETV; translated from the exons ATTTGGATACACGTCTGTGTCCATTTACTGCTGTGCATCACGCTTGGGGTATATTCAAGTAAATTAGACGTCAACCCAGTGACAGATGACATCGCTAGACTTTCTGTTTTG AGACAAAATATTCCTAAAGATTACAGAATTCCTGTAGAATACATTCCAAAAGAAGAG GGTGGGATGTGTTGGGTAAAATTAAACCTCTTCAACTTGGAGAGGAGCTTAGATGATTTATCTCAGAAGTTTGGAAACATTTCATCCAACAGAAAAGATATTAGCATATTCATCCAAATGCTCCAAGAAGTGCGGATCAACATGGGGTCATTG gAAATGATCATGTTGGACTTTCAGTGCCACTACAGGACAGAGAAGTGGCAGACAGCACAATATTTTGACTTTGTCAAAGACTTCTTTGTAGCTGCAAAGAATAGAGAATATTCAGACGACTGCGATCCTCCTCCCTGCCCCACCACCACATCACAGACCGTAACAACGCATG GAGAAACCACCCCCACGCCCACGCCCACGCCCACCTGTCAGACAGGCTGCAGTCCAC AACCACGGGTCCTGTCTGAAATGATGGAGCGAAGCCTTCTCTCCTTACTGTTCATTCCACTGCTAGTCCTCGCATTCCTGCTGGTGTGGAAG CAGGTCCGATCACGGAGGAACAGGGAGGACCTTCAACAGAATCCTGGAAATGGTGGGCTCTTAGTTGGAACAGAAGTGACTGCACTTCCCCTAAACggagaaatgtcagaaaa AAACCATCTGAATGTCATTGAAACTGTGTAA
- the kitlga gene encoding kit ligand a isoform X1: MKKSKIWIHVCVHLLLCITLGVYSSKLDVNPVTDDIARLSVLRQNIPKDYRIPVEYIPKEEGGMCWVKLNLFNLERSLDDLSQKFGNISSNRKDISIFIQMLQEVRINMGSLEMIMLDFQCHYRTEKWQTAQYFDFVKDFFVAAKNREYSDDCDPPPCPTTTSQTVTTHVSPCDPRLINPPLLCLFVFFPPTPGETTPTPTPTPTCQTGCSPQPRVLSEMMERSLLSLLFIPLLVLAFLLVWKQVRSRRNREDLQQNPGNGGLLVGTEVTALPLNGEMSEKNHLNVIETV; the protein is encoded by the exons ATTTGGATACACGTCTGTGTCCATTTACTGCTGTGCATCACGCTTGGGGTATATTCAAGTAAATTAGACGTCAACCCAGTGACAGATGACATCGCTAGACTTTCTGTTTTG AGACAAAATATTCCTAAAGATTACAGAATTCCTGTAGAATACATTCCAAAAGAAGAG GGTGGGATGTGTTGGGTAAAATTAAACCTCTTCAACTTGGAGAGGAGCTTAGATGATTTATCTCAGAAGTTTGGAAACATTTCATCCAACAGAAAAGATATTAGCATATTCATCCAAATGCTCCAAGAAGTGCGGATCAACATGGGGTCATTG gAAATGATCATGTTGGACTTTCAGTGCCACTACAGGACAGAGAAGTGGCAGACAGCACAATATTTTGACTTTGTCAAAGACTTCTTTGTAGCTGCAAAGAATAGAGAATATTCAGACGACTGCGATCCTCCTCCCTGCCCCACCACCACATCACAGACCGTAACAACGCATG tctCCCCTTGTGACCCCAGACTCATCAATCCAcctcttctctgtttgtttgttttttttccccccacccCAGGAGAAACCACCCCCACGCCCACGCCCACGCCCACCTGTCAGACAGGCTGCAGTCCAC AACCACGGGTCCTGTCTGAAATGATGGAGCGAAGCCTTCTCTCCTTACTGTTCATTCCACTGCTAGTCCTCGCATTCCTGCTGGTGTGGAAG CAGGTCCGATCACGGAGGAACAGGGAGGACCTTCAACAGAATCCTGGAAATGGTGGGCTCTTAGTTGGAACAGAAGTGACTGCACTTCCCCTAAACggagaaatgtcagaaaa AAACCATCTGAATGTCATTGAAACTGTGTAA
- the kitlga gene encoding kit ligand a isoform X2, whose translation MKKSKIWIHVCVHLLLCITLGVYSSKLDVNPVTDDIARLSVLRQNIPKDYRIPVEYIPKEEGGMCWVKLNLFNLERSLDDLSQKFGNISSNRKDISIFIQMLQEVRINMGSLEMIMLDFQCHYRTEKWQTAQYFDFVKDFFVAAKNREYSDDCDPPPCPTTTSQTVTTHVSPCDPRLINPPLLCLFVFFPPTPGETTPTPTPTPTCQTGCSPQPRVLSEMMERSLLSLLFIPLLVLAFLLVWKVRSRRNREDLQQNPGNGGLLVGTEVTALPLNGEMSEKNHLNVIETV comes from the exons ATTTGGATACACGTCTGTGTCCATTTACTGCTGTGCATCACGCTTGGGGTATATTCAAGTAAATTAGACGTCAACCCAGTGACAGATGACATCGCTAGACTTTCTGTTTTG AGACAAAATATTCCTAAAGATTACAGAATTCCTGTAGAATACATTCCAAAAGAAGAG GGTGGGATGTGTTGGGTAAAATTAAACCTCTTCAACTTGGAGAGGAGCTTAGATGATTTATCTCAGAAGTTTGGAAACATTTCATCCAACAGAAAAGATATTAGCATATTCATCCAAATGCTCCAAGAAGTGCGGATCAACATGGGGTCATTG gAAATGATCATGTTGGACTTTCAGTGCCACTACAGGACAGAGAAGTGGCAGACAGCACAATATTTTGACTTTGTCAAAGACTTCTTTGTAGCTGCAAAGAATAGAGAATATTCAGACGACTGCGATCCTCCTCCCTGCCCCACCACCACATCACAGACCGTAACAACGCATG tctCCCCTTGTGACCCCAGACTCATCAATCCAcctcttctctgtttgtttgttttttttccccccacccCAGGAGAAACCACCCCCACGCCCACGCCCACGCCCACCTGTCAGACAGGCTGCAGTCCAC AACCACGGGTCCTGTCTGAAATGATGGAGCGAAGCCTTCTCTCCTTACTGTTCATTCCACTGCTAGTCCTCGCATTCCTGCTGGTGTGGAAG GTCCGATCACGGAGGAACAGGGAGGACCTTCAACAGAATCCTGGAAATGGTGGGCTCTTAGTTGGAACAGAAGTGACTGCACTTCCCCTAAACggagaaatgtcagaaaa AAACCATCTGAATGTCATTGAAACTGTGTAA